From one Lolium rigidum isolate FL_2022 chromosome 4, APGP_CSIRO_Lrig_0.1, whole genome shotgun sequence genomic stretch:
- the LOC124706117 gene encoding SUMO-conjugating enzyme SCE1, with protein sequence MSGGGIARGRLAEERKAWRKNHPHGFVAKPETVADGSVNLMVWHCTIPGKQGTDWEGGYFPLTLNFSEDYPSKPPKCKFPQGFFHPNVYPSGTVCLSILNEDSGWRPAITVKQILVGIQDLLDLPNAADPAQTDGYHLFIQDPSEYKRRVRLQAKQYPALV encoded by the exons atgTCGGGAGGAGGGATCGCGCGCGGCCGCCTCGCGGAGGAGCGCAAGGCTTGGCGCAAGAACCACCCTCAT GGTTTCGTCGCGAAGCCGGAGACGGTGGCCGACGGGTCGGTGAACCTCATGGTCTGGCACTGCACCATCCCCGGCAAGCAGGGG ACTGATTGGGAAGGTGGATACTTTCCTCTTACCCTCAATTTCAGCGAGGACTACCCTAGCAAACCTCCCAAATGCAAGTTCCCACAGGGTTTTTTCCACCCAAATGTCTATCCTTCAGGGACAGTCTGCCTCTCGATTCTTAATGAGGATAGT GGTTGGAGACCTGCCATCACCGTTAAGCAGATTCTAGTTGGAATACAGGATTTGCTTGATCTGCCTAATGCAGCTGATCCTGCCCAGACTGATGGTTATCACCTTTTTATCCAG GATCCATCAGAATATAAGAGACGTGTTCGGCTGCAGGCCAAGCAGTACCCTGCTCTGGTTTGA
- the LOC124706115 gene encoding putative expansin-A30: MASAARTSTAILVLLVSLAAMATTADARFRAMQWTPAHATFYGDETAAETMGGACGYGNLHTAGYGTDTAALSTTLFLDGYGCGTCYQIRCVGAPDCYRGSPVITVTATNLCPPNWAQDSNNGGWCNPPRTHFDLAKPAFMKMAFWRAGIVPVMYRRVPCMRQGGIRFAFQGNPHWMLVYVMNVAGAGDIGEMWVKGSAGGEGWVRMSHNWGVSYQTGGQLAGQALSFKLTSYTTGQTILVADAAPSTWSIGLTYQARTNFR, from the exons ATGGCTTCTGCTGCGCGCACGTCCACGGCCATCTTGGTCCTCCTTGTTTCTCTGGCAGCCATGGCCACCACCGCCGACGCCAGGTTCAGGGCCATGCAGTGGACTCCCGCCCACGCCACCTTCTACGGCGACGAGACCGCGGCGGAGACGATGG GCGGGGCGTGCGGGTACGGCAACCTGCACACGGCAGGGTACGGCACAGACACGGCGGCGCTGAGCACGACACTCTTCCTGGACGGCTACGGGTGCGGCACATGCTACCAGATACGGTGCGTGGGCGCGCCGGACTGCTACAGGGGCTCGCCGGTGATCACAGTGACAGCAACCAACCTATGCCCACCCAACTGGGCGCAGGACTCCAACAATGGTGGGTGGTGCAACCCGCCGCGCACCCACTTTGACCTCGCCAAGCCGGCCTTCATGAAGATGGCCTTCTGGCGCGCCGGCATCGTCCCCGTCATGTACCGCAGGGTGCCATGCATGCGCCAGGGTGGGATCCGGTTCGCGTTCCAGGGGAACCCACACTGGATGCTGGTGTACGTGATGAACGTGGCCGGCGCCGGTGACATCGGTGAGATGTGGGTGAAGGGGAGCGCCGGCGGCGAGGGGTGGGTGCGCATGAGCCACAACTGGGGTGTATCCTACCAGACGGGAGGGCAGCTCGCCGGTCAGGCACTCAGCTTCAAGCTCACCTCCTACACCACTGGGCAGACTATCCTCGTCGCCGACGCTGCACCGTCGACCTGGAGCATCGGGCTCACGTACCAGGCCCGCACCAACTTCAGATAG
- the LOC124706116 gene encoding uncharacterized protein LOC124706116, giving the protein MAAATQEYMEKAQLRQSYRNVWHTDLTSATQADLPYCCLSLWCGPCVSYMLRRRALYNDMSRYVCCAGYMPCSGRCGESRCPEVCLATEVFCCFGTSVGSTRFLLQDEFNIQTTQCDNCIISFMFILQQLACICSIVACIVGNQQLSEASRAISCLSDMVYWTVCSCMQTQHKVEMDKRDGKLGSPMAFPAMQQMSRMYQ; this is encoded by the exons atggcggcggcgacgcagGAGTACATGGAGAAGGCGCAGCTCCGGCAGAGCTACCGCAACGTCTGGCACACCGACCTCACCAGCGCCACCCAAGCGGATCTCCCAT ACTGCTGTCTGTCGCTGTGGTG CGGCCCATGCGTCTCCTACATGCTTCGCAGGCGTGCTCTCTACAACGACATGTCAAG aTACGTGTGCTGCGCCGGGTACATGCCATGCAGCGGGAGGTGCGGCGAGAGCAGATGCCCAGAAGTATGCCTCGCGACAGAG GTGTTCTGCTGCTTCGGCACCTCTGTTGGGTCGACCAGGTTCCTGCTGCAGGACGAGTTCAACATTCAGACGACCCAGTGCGACAACTGCATCATC AGCTTCATGTTCATCCTCCAGCAGCTGGCCTGCATCTGCTCCATTGTCGCCTGCATCGTCGGCAACCAGCAGCTGTCGGAGGCGTCGCGGGCGATCTCCTGCTTATCTGACATGGTCTACTGGAC GGTCTGCTCCTGTATGCAG ACGCAGCATAAGGTGGAGATGGACAAGAGGGATGGCAAGCTGGGCAGCCCAATGGCGTTTCCTGCGATGCAGCAGATGTCGCGCATGTACCAGTAG